The Methylotenera sp. G11 genome includes a window with the following:
- the metX gene encoding homoserine O-succinyltransferase MetX, which produces MSENNSVGIVAPQTAHFSEPLTLKSGQVLPQYDLVYETYGTLNADKSNAVLICHALSGNHHVAGKHSENDKYPGWWDNLIGPGKPLDTDKFFVIGLNNLGGCHGSSGPASINPANGRQWGSTFPILTVEDWVTSQARLLDRLGITQLAAVIGGSLGGMQALQWTIAYADRVRHALIIASAPNLTAQNMAFNEVARQAIITDPEFHGGDYYEHGVVPRRGLRIARMLGHITYLSDDVMGEKFGRKVKDTIKYSFDVEFEMESYLRYQGDKFAGTFDANTYLRMTRALDYYDPALAFNGDLSKALAKAKAQFLVLSFTSDWRFSPARSREIVKALLDNESTVSYAEVTAAHGHDAFLMPDKHYHAILRSYLSNIQIGSDHAE; this is translated from the coding sequence ATGTCTGAAAATAACTCTGTCGGCATTGTTGCCCCACAAACTGCACATTTTAGCGAACCGCTTACCCTTAAAAGCGGTCAGGTATTGCCACAATATGACCTGGTTTATGAAACCTATGGCACGCTCAATGCAGACAAATCCAATGCGGTGCTGATCTGTCATGCGCTTTCCGGCAATCATCATGTTGCCGGAAAGCATAGCGAAAACGACAAATACCCCGGCTGGTGGGACAACCTGATTGGCCCCGGAAAACCTCTGGATACCGACAAGTTCTTTGTGATTGGCCTCAACAACCTCGGCGGCTGCCATGGCTCATCAGGGCCAGCCAGCATCAACCCTGCAAACGGCAGGCAATGGGGCTCCACCTTCCCTATCCTGACGGTAGAAGACTGGGTCACTTCACAAGCCCGCCTGCTTGACCGGCTGGGCATCACCCAGCTGGCAGCCGTCATCGGCGGCAGCTTAGGCGGCATGCAGGCCCTGCAGTGGACCATCGCTTATGCCGACCGCGTTCGCCACGCACTGATCATCGCATCGGCACCCAACCTGACTGCCCAGAACATGGCGTTCAACGAAGTGGCGCGCCAGGCCATCATTACCGACCCAGAATTTCACGGCGGCGATTATTACGAACACGGCGTTGTCCCGCGGCGCGGCCTGCGCATTGCGCGTATGCTGGGCCATATCACCTACCTGAGTGACGATGTCATGGGTGAAAAGTTTGGCCGCAAAGTTAAAGACACGATCAAATACAGCTTTGATGTCGAGTTCGAAATGGAATCTTACCTGCGCTACCAGGGTGACAAGTTTGCGGGCACTTTTGACGCAAACACTTATTTGCGCATGACACGCGCCCTGGACTATTACGACCCTGCACTGGCCTTTAACGGTGATTTGAGCAAGGCCCTGGCCAAAGCCAAAGCGCAATTCCTGGTGCTGTCTTTCACCAGCGACTGGCGCTTTTCACCGGCACGCTCCCGTGAAATCGTCAAAGCGCTGCTGGATAATGAAAGCACCGTCAGCTATGCCGAGGTGACCGCAGCACACGGACATGATGCATTCCTGATGCCGGATAAGCATTACCATGCCATTTTGCGCAGTTATTTAAGCAATATCCAGATTGGCAGCGACCATGCAGAATAA
- a CDS encoding gamma carbonic anhydrase family protein: MLIQNIQGFMQYFPQIASGVYVHPAATVIGDVVIGENSSVWPGAVIRGDVNHIRIGSNTNVQDLSMLHVSHRSSADPAGAALTIGDNVTIGHAVILHGCTIGDESLIGMGSIVMDKAVVQKHVLLAAGSLVPEGKVLESGYLYVGRPAKKIRALTAGEIAHFMYSADNYVRLKNQYQAG; this comes from the coding sequence ATGCTGATACAAAATATACAGGGATTTATGCAGTATTTTCCGCAGATTGCCAGTGGCGTCTATGTGCATCCCGCCGCAACGGTCATCGGTGATGTCGTGATCGGCGAGAATAGCTCGGTATGGCCCGGTGCGGTGATCCGCGGCGACGTGAACCATATCCGCATCGGCAGCAATACCAATGTGCAGGATCTAAGCATGCTGCATGTCAGCCATAGATCCAGTGCGGATCCCGCAGGTGCAGCGCTGACGATAGGCGACAACGTGACCATAGGCCATGCGGTCATATTGCATGGCTGCACGATAGGGGATGAAAGCCTGATTGGCATGGGCAGTATTGTCATGGATAAAGCCGTGGTGCAGAAACATGTGCTGCTGGCGGCAGGCAGCCTGGTGCCGGAAGGCAAGGTGCTCGAAAGCGGTTATCTGTATGTGGGCCGTCCGGCCAAAAAGATACGGGCGTTAACCGCAGGTGAAATCGCCCATTTCATGTACTCTGCCGACAATTACGTGCGCCTGAAGAATCAATACCAGGCAGGATAA